Genomic window (Asticcacaulis excentricus CB 48):
CAGGTAACGGCGGTCGAGCTGATCCAGCCCGGACGGATCGACCTCCAGTCGCGCCAGCGCTCGTGAGGCAACCTTTTTATCAATAATTTCGGCACCTTCGGCGGTGGCGAAGTCGCGAACCCTTCGCAGCAGACGCCCGGCCACCCGCGGCGTTCCGCGCGAGCGAGAGGCGACCTCAAAAGCGCCGTCCTCACTCAGCACCGCTCCCATCTTGCGCCCGGTGCCCATCACTACGCGCACCAGTTCTTCGGGCGTGTAGAATTCCAGTCGCAGCGGGATGCCGAAACGATCGCGAAGGGGCTGCGACAAGAGCCCGGCCCGCGTCGTTGCCCCCACCAGTGTGAACGGCACCAGATCAATTCGGACCGTGCGCGCCGCCGGCCCGTCGCCGATGATCAGGTCCAACACATAGTCTTCCATGGCCGGATAGAGGATTTCCTCGACCTGTGGGCTCAGGCGGTGGATTTCGTCGATAAACAGCACGTCATTGGGCTCGAGATTCGATAGAATAGCCGCCAGATCACCGGCCTTGGCCAACATAGGGCCGGACGTAGCGCGAAACCCGACCTTCAATTCCTTGGAAACGATCTGCGCCAGCGTCGTTTTGCCGAGCCCAGGCGGGCCGTAAAACAGCACGTGATCCAGCGCTTCCTTCCGCGCTGCGGCGGCCTGCACAAAGATCTTGAGATTGGCCTTGAGTGGGGCCTGCCCTACAAAGTCATCAAAGCTTTGTGGGCGCAGGGCGCGGTCCGAAGCAAAGGCCTCGACATCGTCGTCGGTCGGTTCGCCGGAAATGATACGCGCCATGAGTTATCCTTTTTACGCGCGGCTTGACCCCAAAACCGCTTCACACTTTTGGGGCCGCGCTTAAATTACTTGCCAATCAATTTCAGAGATGCCCGGATCACCGCCGCCAACTCGGCTTCGGGCCCCAACTCCTTGACCGCTGCTTCGACTGCCTGCCGCGACTGCGCTTCGGGAATGCCCAGCCCCATCAGGGCCGCCACACTCTCGCCACTGCGGCTGGCCGCCGAGCTCGCCGAGGCTAACACCACACCGGGGGCCACAGGCACGAAGGCCTCCCCGATCGCCAGCGCTTTGCCCTTCAGCTCGATAACGATGCGCTGGGCCAGCTTAGGCCCCACTCCGTTGGCCTTGTTGACCTTCGTTTTGTCCTCATGGGCTACAGCAATAGCCAGTTCGTGCGGCGTCAGGATGTCGAGCACCGATAGTGCCGCCTTGGGCCCTACTCCCTGTACGGTCAGCAATTGCTGAAATGTCTTGCGCTCGTCCTTCGACAAAAAGCCATAAAGCCGTGTGCCATCTTCGCGCGTCTGGCTCTCGATGTGCAGAATCGCTTCCTGACCATTCGCAGGCAGGTTGGCTAAGGTGCGCACCCCGCATTTGACGATGTAGCCAAGGCCCATGACCTCGATCACGGCTTCATCGTCTTCGATTTCCAGCAGAATACCGCGTAGCCGCCCGATCATGCCGCCGCCCCTTTTTTACCTGGTTGCGCACCTGTTTTCGAAAACCGCTCCACACTTTTCGGGACGCGCTCAAGAAGTCTATGTTTGCGCTTGTGCGCGTGGGTCACCGCTACTGCCAGCGCATCTGCCATATCGGGAGTCAGGCCGTTTTCAGCCGCCGCCGCACGCGGCAGCAAACGCTTAATCATGAACAGGATCTGATCCTTATCGGCGCGTCCGGCGCCCACAACAGATTTCTTGACGTCCAGCGCCGCGTATTCGGCGACACTCAGGCCCGCTTGCGCCGGGGCCAGCATGGCCGCCGCGCGCGCATGGCCAAGCTTAAGAGTCGATGCCGGGTTCATATTGACGAAGGTTTCCTCAATCGCGGCTTCCTGCGGGCGATACAGAAGGATCACCTTGCTCAATTCTTCGAACAGATAGAGCAGCCGCACCGACAACTCAGCCTTTTCATCAGGCAGGATGACGCCATGCGCGACCCAGTTCAGCCGCGCCCCTTCGACGTCCAAAACGCCCCAGCCCAGACGGCGCAGGCCGGGGTCGAGCCCGATAATACGAATCCTGTTGTTCTGCATTCGTTCAGCATTACCCCTTCGCTGCCGCCTGCGCAATCGGCAATTCTTGCCGCCGGAGTTAACCGCTTCAAGCCGCCAAAGCGTGGCGTGAAACCTGCACCCATAGTCGCAAGGCGAGCCCAAATTTCGTGTGGGCGCGCCAGCCTGCCCCAAACTGACGCACGAAGCGATTGTCAAGAACATCGGCTTGGGGTTAAGCTTTGTCACTAAATTTTTCACGGGGGTTATGGACATGGCGGCACATAAGGGACCTTCCCGCGCCAATGCAGGCCTGTTTATCGGTATTGCTATCGCCGCAGGGGCTGCGGTGGCATTCGCGCTGATCAACGGCGGTGCGCCTTTGTCCGCTGGGCTTTATCTTCCGGACTGGATTAACTGGGTGCGCATTACGCCGTCCATGTCGGGCCTTCTGGCCTTGGGGCTGGTCGGCCTGCTGGTTGGGATCGTCGGCACAGTGGTCAGCCTGATGACGCCAGCACACAATACCCCGGTTACGCGCGCCACTGCCAAAACAGTTTCCCCGGCACCCGCTCTCGCCATCGCATCGGAGCCCGTCGCCGTCCCCGAGGCTTCTGAGACGCCCGCGCCTGTGGCGCAACTGGTTGCCGACAATACACGCAAGGCGTCTTTGCGCTTCGAAGCGCCGGTCGTCGTTGCCCCGCCGCGCTCTCCCGTCAGCGCCGCACCTGAGCCAAAATCGCAGACGCAACCCCTGCCCAGCGCCGAAATCATTCCATTCCGACCGGACCCCGCGCCCGAAACCGCGGAGGTGGCGGCCACCGAGCCTGTCGCAGACGCCGCCGAACCTGCCGTGGATGAGACGCCAACGCACTCTGGTGACCCCATCGCGACGGCCCTGTTGCATGAAGGCCCCGAAGCACGCACCGAGCCGGAAGCTGCTCCGGATATCAATGCGGTTATCCATTCGGCCATGCGTTTCATCGACAGGCCTGATCCGACCTCGGTGACCACTGTTGAGGAAGTCCACGCCGTGCGTACACAGGAGGTCGATTCCGACGCCCCGCCACGCGTCGCGCAAACGGGGTCCCTGAGTGACCGGATGCACGAGGCCCCGATCGGATCAGCAGCAGATTACAAGGCTTTGTCAGAAGCATTAGCCGACAACGGCACCTTCGAAGACCCCACCCCCCTGCTTGACTCGGTGGTGCTGGAAACGACACCTGCCGAAGCCGTAGAACCCGTAACACCCGCGCCGGACCCCAAGCCTGCCGGCGACAGCGAGGCTGCCTCTGTGAACGCCGACCCTCAGGCCGAGATTGCGCGCGCCCTAACGGCGGCCCTCACCCACTGGCCTGACGCCACGCGCGATATCGCCGAAGGTGAACTGCACGTGCGCCTCGGTCAGCTTTACTACGACAACGCGCTGGAAAGCCGCGAAGCCTTTACGCGTATCGTTCAGGGCGATCTGAGCGGCGGGGCGGCGGTGCTGGCACGGGAAGCGCAAACCTTTGCCGATGCCCGCCTGCCGGAAAAGGCCGCCGAACTGTGGCGCATCTATGGGGCCCTGCATATGGGTCGCGACGATACGGCAGCCATGCACGCCTATGAGCAGGTCTCGGCACTGGATCCGGTTGACACCAACATTCATATGTATCTCATCCACCGCTACCGCATGGCCAATGAAACGGTGAAACTGTTGCCGGTCATCGCTCGCGCTTTGGGAGTGGTAAGCGACCGTGACGCACGGCTTGACCTGCTAACGCAATATGCGGAACTGACCCAGGCGGGCGGCCACCTCAGCCATACGGCGCAGGCGCTTGAGGAACTGAGCCGCATCCGTGGCGAATTGTCCGCCGAAGACCCTGACAATCTACAAAAGCGTTCCGCTCATGCCATCGCTCTGGCCAAACAAGCGCAGGTGCGCGAACGGATGGGTGAAGGCCCGAAGGCTGCACCGCTTTATCAGCACGCCCATCGCGTCTTCGCCGAGCTTTCTGCGCGCGTACCCGATCACGCCGGGTTGAAGGCCATGGCTGAAAACGCCCGTCGTGACGCTGAACGGCTGAGCGCCTGAAAACTAGAGACGCGTCTTTTTAAGGCACCTTGAAATCTTATCACCGAAAACCGTATGGCAAGCTGACACAGCTGCCGGCTGGCGGCGGATCTTGTGAGTATTTCGTATGCCTACTCTGCCCCCCGGTCTGATGACCGTGCTCTTACTGATCGGTTCCAACATCTTCATGACCTTTGCCTGGTACGGGCACCTGAAGATCAAGCACGAGAAGCTCTGGATCCTCATTCTGGCCAGTTGGGGCATCGCCTTCTTTGAGTACTGCCTGATGGTGCCGGCGAACCGCATCGGTTATGGCGTCTTTTCCGCGGCGCAGCTTAAGACCATTCAGGAAGTCATTACTCTGTCGGTGTTTGTGCTGTTTTCGGTCTTCTATCTTGGCGAGGCCATCCGCTGGACGCACATTGTGGGCTTTGCACTGATCGCACTGGGGGCGGGTTTCATCTTCTACAAGGGGTGATGCCGGGAAGCGACAGAGGACAAACGTCACATTCTAAGGCTTTGACTCAGACGACATCTGTGCCAGTATAGGCGTTAACCATTTTTTAGCGTCGGCATTTCGAGGGATAGGTATGAAACGCGCATTGGTAATCATGGGGGGTGTTGCGCTGATGGGGGGGCTGTCGGCTTGTAGCCCTACGCCCCGTTACGACTATGTCGATGCCCGCACTCAGGCGCAGCGCGCCGACGCCTGCGTGGCGCAGTTTGAGCCCGGTGGCACAGCGCCTCAGGTGATGACATACGACTCGCAGAGCAAGACCGAAGTTCACCTGAATCAGGACGGCAAGCTGGTCACCGTCACGGCCCAGAACAAGCCGGATGCGACCTCACTGGGCATGGAAGGCAAGGTCGGCGGCTCACGTCCGGCCTCCTGCACCGACGCCACCGTGGCACGCGGGCGTACCGATCTGCCGAAGGACCCGCCCAAGCGTGGCTGGTGGTGGAAATAGACTTCCGCTAGGACAATTTCCAAAGCGCCCGGTGCCTGCCGGGCGCTTTTTTATGGCACCAGGCGGGCGAAAAAGACACAGTTTGCCCTCATCCCTTTATTACAAAAGTCTCTAAGTGCTTTTTTATATATCCGGCGTGCATAAAGCGCGGTGCGGGTGTAGTCCCGTCATATTACGGTACTTACTGACAGGATAATCCCTTGCGTCTGGCGGCTCCGGCCTTGATGGCATTTACCTGCTTGGCAGGACAGGCGACGGCCCAGACATCCGCTCAGCCCGCGCCAGGGGCAAGCCCTGCATCCACGCCACCCGCATCAGACATCACGCTTACCGAGACCTCCATCATTAGTGATGACGACTTCGAAAAGGCCCTACCGTCCCTGACCTCCCCGGCCATCACGCCGCAACCCGTGACATCCGCTCAGGCGACAGAAAAGCCGGCCACACCTGTGATCACCGCGCCCGCTCCGGTCGCCGAAACGCTGGAACTACCGTCGCTTCAGTCCGCGGAAGACCCGGCCCTGACCGCTCCCCTCCCGCGGCTCGACGGTTTCAACCCTCAGGCCGCCCCCGTCATTATCAGCGAAAATCAGCAGGCGATCCCGGCCATCCGCTATGACCTGCACATAGATGGTCTGGCGGCGCTCGATCTGGAAACCCGCTTTAAGGATCTGAGCGCCCTGCAATCCGGAAAGGGCACGGCCGCCAACGCGGCCATGCTGCGCGCCCGCCTGACCGAGGATGAGCAGACGGCGCTGCGTCTGCTGAAAGGCGAAGGTTACTACGACGCCGTGGTGGTGGCGCGCATCGACACCCCGATCCTGCAACCGGGCGAGAGCCTTCAGGACGCCACGGCACGCACCCAAGGCCGGGTTCAGGTGCGCGTCTCGGCGAGGGCCGGAGAACGCTACAGCCTGACTTCCGTCACCGTGAAGGCTGACCCGACCGAGCCGCCTACCCTCATTGCTGACAATCTGCGGCTAAAGGTCGGCGATCCGGTGGACGCCACCCTAATTAAATCCGCTGAGGCCAATCTGGCGCTGGTCCTGCCACAGCAGGGCTACCCGTTTGCCGATCTGGGGATGCGCGACGTCTTGATCGACCCGCAGACGCGCACGGGCGACTACACCCTGGCCGTCACCACCGGCCCGCGCGCCCGCTTTGGGGCCATTCATTCGGAAGGCCAGCGTCCTGCGTTTGGTGACGATCATGTGCGCGTCCTGTCGCGTTTCGACAGCGGCGACCTGTACGACAGCCGTCAGGTGGACGACCTGCGTCAGGCCCTGTCGGCCACCGGCCTCTTTGCCTCGGTGGCGGTTGAGCCGGTCCTTACGGAACAAAAGAATGCAGATGGCACGGCCGTCGTCGACCTTAAGGTCACGCAGAACGCCGGACGCCCGCGCACGCTGGCCGGAGATATCGGTTTTTCCACCGGTCAGGGCCTGCGCACCGAACTCAACTGGACGCACCGCAATTTCCGTCCGCCCGAAGGGGCTCTGATCGCGTCGGTCATCGCCGGGACGCAGGAACAGGGTCTTGGCGTCACCTTCCGTCGCTCCAACGCCAAACGCCGCGACCGCACCTTTCAGTATGGTG
Coding sequences:
- the ruvB gene encoding Holliday junction branch migration DNA helicase RuvB, yielding MARIISGEPTDDDVEAFASDRALRPQSFDDFVGQAPLKANLKIFVQAAAARKEALDHVLFYGPPGLGKTTLAQIVSKELKVGFRATSGPMLAKAGDLAAILSNLEPNDVLFIDEIHRLSPQVEEILYPAMEDYVLDLIIGDGPAARTVRIDLVPFTLVGATTRAGLLSQPLRDRFGIPLRLEFYTPEELVRVVMGTGRKMGAVLSEDGAFEVASRSRGTPRVAGRLLRRVRDFATAEGAEIIDKKVASRALARLEVDPSGLDQLDRRYLAAMIENYNGGPVGLETIAAAIAEARDAVEDMIEPYLMQQGFIQRTPRGRMACARAYTHLGLNPPANGAMTPSTGDLFE
- the ruvA gene encoding Holliday junction branch migration protein RuvA, whose amino-acid sequence is MIGRLRGILLEIEDDEAVIEVMGLGYIVKCGVRTLANLPANGQEAILHIESQTREDGTRLYGFLSKDERKTFQQLLTVQGVGPKAALSVLDILTPHELAIAVAHEDKTKVNKANGVGPKLAQRIVIELKGKALAIGEAFVPVAPGVVLASASSAASRSGESVAALMGLGIPEAQSRQAVEAAVKELGPEAELAAVIRASLKLIGK
- the ruvC gene encoding crossover junction endodeoxyribonuclease RuvC; the encoded protein is MQNNRIRIIGLDPGLRRLGWGVLDVEGARLNWVAHGVILPDEKAELSVRLLYLFEELSKVILLYRPQEAAIEETFVNMNPASTLKLGHARAAAMLAPAQAGLSVAEYAALDVKKSVVGAGRADKDQILFMIKRLLPRAAAAENGLTPDMADALAVAVTHAHKRKHRLLERVPKSVERFSKTGAQPGKKGAAA
- a CDS encoding DMT family protein; the protein is MPTLPPGLMTVLLLIGSNIFMTFAWYGHLKIKHEKLWILILASWGIAFFEYCLMVPANRIGYGVFSAAQLKTIQEVITLSVFVLFSVFYLGEAIRWTHIVGFALIALGAGFIFYKG
- a CDS encoding autotransporter assembly complex protein TamA → MRLAAPALMAFTCLAGQATAQTSAQPAPGASPASTPPASDITLTETSIISDDDFEKALPSLTSPAITPQPVTSAQATEKPATPVITAPAPVAETLELPSLQSAEDPALTAPLPRLDGFNPQAAPVIISENQQAIPAIRYDLHIDGLAALDLETRFKDLSALQSGKGTAANAAMLRARLTEDEQTALRLLKGEGYYDAVVVARIDTPILQPGESLQDATARTQGRVQVRVSARAGERYSLTSVTVKADPTEPPTLIADNLRLKVGDPVDATLIKSAEANLALVLPQQGYPFADLGMRDVLIDPQTRTGDYTLAVTTGPRARFGAIHSEGQRPAFGDDHVRVLSRFDSGDLYDSRQVDDLRQALSATGLFASVAVEPVLTEQKNADGTAVVDLKVTQNAGRPRTLAGDIGFSTGQGLRTELNWTHRNFRPPEGALIASVIAGTQEQGLGVTFRRSNAKRRDRTFQYGAAFNNQAYDSYEAQTVSFSVNVSRVSTPLWQKRWTWSYGAEVLATRETGFSKRRNANVQDDYFYASVPMKLNYDRSDNLLNPVRGWRAGVQSTPTVSLNGGAGNFISNVGSATFYREVSPTVVLAARAQLASIYGAETSNIAPSRRLYAGGGGSVRGFGYQELGPRDPANNNNPIGGRSSVELAFEARYRMGNIGIVPFVDAGQVYDKEFPQFSNLRFGVGVGARYYTNFGPIRIDIATPISRRDGESPVSLYVGIGQAF